The following are from one region of the Lynx canadensis isolate LIC74 chromosome D4, mLynCan4.pri.v2, whole genome shotgun sequence genome:
- the LOC115499241 gene encoding orexigenic neuropeptide QRFP has protein sequence MISPYCLLLLPLGACFPLLGTEEAAAGGVRGEMGWAHLPGGHRVSLPRGSPRRPRAPHPLGPPVTAKELQTSGRQRAGFRVRSGRQDDGGEATGFLLADGDKASGPLGTLAEELSGYSRKKGGFSFRFGRR, from the coding sequence ATGATAAGCCCTTACTGCCTGCTCCTCCTGCCGCTGGGCGCCTGCTTTCCTCTGCTGGGCACAGAAGAGGCCGCCGCGGGTGGCGTCAGAGGCGAAATGGGCTGGGCCCACCTGCCCGGGGGACACCGAGTCTCCCTCCCACGGGGCTCCCCCCGGCGGCCGAGAGCTCCGCACCCACTGGGCCCGCCTGTCACGGCCAAGGAGCTGCAGACGTCCGGCAGGCAGCGTGCTGGCTTCAGGGTCCGGTCTGGGAGGCAGGATGACGGCGGCGAGGCGACCGGCTTCCTCCTGGCGGATGGCGACAAGGCTAGCGGCCCGTTGGGGACCCTGGCTGAGGAGCTCAGCGGTTACAGCAGGAAGAAAGGCGGCTTCAGCTTCCGCTTCGGCCGGCGGTGA